Genomic DNA from Melioribacteraceae bacterium 4301-Me:
TGAGAAGCAATTCTTTGTAGTTCTCCCATTATTACTCTTATGTATTGAACTCTTTCTGGTACTTCTATACCAAGCAATTTTTCAACAGTAACAACGTAGCCGAAGTTATTATACATAGAAGCCAAATAATCCATCCTATCCGTATAGGGGATTACTTGGGGATAGGTCATTGCTTCAGCATGTTTTTCAAAGCAACGATGCAGGTAACCTATATGAGGCGTTACATTTTTTATTAATTCACCTTCGAGTTCTAATTCTAAGCGTAAAACTCCATGGGTGGAAGGATGCTGAGGACCCATGTTTAAAATCATATGTTCTGTTTTAAGTGCCATTTTGAGCTAAAAATTAAATCGCCATTTATCTATAAATTTACTGCAATCTTTTTTATGAACAACCATAATTAGAACAATTAAACTTTTATAAGGAACAAAAGGCAAAATCACCTAATAGGGTACTTTCATTCCCTGATAAAATTCCGGATTCTTATAATCTTTTCTTAATGGATGACCTGCCTCCCAATCATAAGGCATTAAAATTCTTCTTAAATCTGGGTGATGTAAAAATCTAATTCCAATTAAATCAAATGCCTCTCTTTCATGCCAGTCAGCTGTTTTCCAAACTGATTCGACAGATTCGACCTCAGGATTTTCTCTTGAGGTAGAGACTTTAAGAGTAATTTTATGTTTCAAAGGAATAGAATAAAGATGGTAGTAAACACTTAATGTTCCGCCTTTGATTGATTCTGTGCCGTCTTCATCTTTTACTCTTTCACCGTTTGCATCATCAACACCGGATAGGCACATTAGGCTGTCAAATTTTAACTCCTCGTTATCTCTTAAAAATAAAGCAACTTTATGAATTTGAAGCGGGTCAACCAAAACAATGGGTTCAACAGGTAAAGCTTTATCTAAAGTTAAAATAGCTTCGCCAAATTCTTTTTTCAGTAGTTCGTAAATTTCCTCAGGAGTTTTCATGCAGACTTTTTTCTTAACGATTCATTTCTAATTTTTTCTTGCAGTTTTAATAATCCTTCTAACAAAGCTTCGGGACGAGGTGGGCAGCCTGGAACGTACACATCAACAGGAATAACTCTATCTACACCTTTAAGCACATGATAGCCGTGTTCCCAGTAAGGACCGCCGCAATTTGAACAGCTCCCCATAGATATAATATACTTCGGGTCGGGCATCTGTTCATACAGCCTTTTAATTCTTAAAGCCATTTTTAAAGTAACAGTCCCTGAAATTATAATTGCATCAGCTTGTCTCGGCGTATTTCGGGGCATTACACCAAATCTATCGAAATCATAGTGTGAAGCTGAAGTTGCCATCATTTCAATTGCACAACATGCAAGACCGAAACCAAGCTGCCAAATCGAAGATAATCTTGCCCAGTTCATTAAATCTTCGACTTTGGCAATCACAATATTATCTTCTGAAAATTCTTTATCTAAAAGTCCCATCGTATTCTAATTTGATTCTAATTGAATATTAGTTTCTTTATTGTTGTCAGCCAGCTTTTTTAATTTAGGTGGAACTATTTTTGGTCGCGCCCATTCTAAATCTCCCTTACGCCACTCATAAGCCATTCCAAGTCCAAGAATTAGTAAAAATATTAATCCTGCCAAAAAACCATAAATACCATATTCCTTGTAACTTAATGCCCAGGGGAATAATAGTACTACTTCAACGTCGAAAATTAGAAAAATTAAAGCTACAACATAAAATCTAATATTAAACCTAACCCAAGGCGAACCTTTGGAGTCCTCTCCGCATTCATAAATTTTTAGTTTTTCAAAGGTCTTTCTATTTGGTCTGATTAATTTGGCGAACAAAATAGCTATAATTACAAAAATTATTGCTAATAATATGAAGACGAAGATTTTTCCGAATTCTGTAAGCATAAGACTGTAAAAAAAGTTGCGCTTAAAATAAAACTTGTTTGTCTTAATGTCAAGAAAAGTGGGGTGGTTATAAGTTGGAGTAACATTTTAAAAAATCAATCTGTTATTTTTACGAGAATCTCTGCTGAGTTTACAAAGTTTCTGTGTAATTAGTGCCTTGTTTTTAAGAATTTTACTTTTTAGTTAACACTTCGCAACTAAAAAATATTTTTGGGGGAGTGTCTTAAAGTTACATCTGTTTTCATTTTTGTGCGGTTATTTTTATTTGTAAATTTTCTCACTCTAAGGCAAACTGTTAATAGCTGAAGTCAAGTTTTTTCTAATGAAAAATTTGAGTTAAATTTTATTTTGGTTATTCATTTTTTAGTATATTTAATAAGATATGAAAATTAGGTTAACAATATTAATAATTTTTGTTCAGTTTGTTACGCATAGTAGTATACTACCGCAGAAATGGCTGAATGTTTTGGAGTCAAGTGGTCAAACAGTTTCGATTGATACTTCTAATTTGAAATTGGTCGATAACAAAATTTCAGTGCTATTCCGCACACATTACAAAGAGCCGCAAAAATTTTCTACTTTCAATGAAAAAGTAAGTATAGTTAAAACTCAAGTTCTTTTTAATGCTGAATCACAGAAATACACCGTAATAGGTAACTTATATTATGATCAAAAGTCAAAAATTTTGGGGGAATCAAATGTGCCTCTTTATGCTATATCTTCAACTAATTTTTCAGTGCCTATTAATAAGAATCCTTTGATGGCGCTTATTTACAATAAATGTTTAAGTTCTTTAAAAAGTTCTTTACCCAGAATTAATTTGAATACCGACTCGTTAAACATAATTGCAGAAAAGTATTTATCGTCAGATTCAACTTTATTTGTCACTCGTAGAGATACATTAACAAGCAGCGTAAAAGATACAGCAGAAGTTGCATCTACTAAGGAAGAATTATTACAAAACACAATTAGCGAGAATAAAGATAAGTTTAATAAAATTAATACATTAGATACATCTAATGATGCAGTAAATAAATTTAACAATCAAGAAATTCTAGCCAAAGACAAATACCAAACAGATTCAGTAATTGTTCCCACTTATACTGCAGCTCAACCAATCCAAGAAAATTATGATAGTAAGAATGAGAGTAACATTGAAGGCAATATTTTTACTGATGGTCGTTTGTATTGTTTTCAGGTATCATCATGGAGAAATCTTAGGAAAGCAGAGCAAGAAGTATCAAAATTAAAAAAGGAAGGTCATAACGCTTTTGTTGAAGAAGCAGAAATTCCTCATAGAGGCAAATGGTACAGAGTAAGGATTGGCTTTTTTCACTCGCTTAACGATGTACAGTTATATATCAAATCAATGAAAAAATAGCTGTACTGTTGTGCTTCGAGTTTATGCAAAGTAATACTCTATTTTATCATTGTTAATGGGATAGCGTTATTATTATTTTATTATTGAATTTAATTAGCTTCTAAATGTCAAATGAAGACAAAAGTTGTGATATTAATTTTATCTGCTATAGTTCTTATAATTTTTACAGCTTTGCTATTTAACAAAAGTAGTGTAAGTCAACATGGAAACCATTTAACAGCTGACTCAATTAAGTCGAAAGGAAGGGGGAATGAAACAATGAAGTACAAAGTTGTAAAGAGCGACGAAGAGTGGAAGAGGCAATTAACACCTGAACAATATCACGTGTTAAGAGAAAAAGGAACAGAACGCCCATTTAGCGGCAAGTACTATAAATTGAATGAAAAAGGTATTTATGTATGTGCAGCATGTGGAAATGAATTATTTGATTCCGACACAAAATTTGACGCTGGCTGTGGGTGGCCAAGTTATTTTAAGCCAATTAGTGATAATGCAGTTGTATATCAAAAAGATACGAGTTTTGGTATGATTCGTACGGAAGTTTTATGTGCAAAATGCGGCTCACATTTAGGTCATGTTTTTGACGATGGACCTGAGCCAACAGGTTTAAGATATTGTATCAATTCAGTCGCTTTAGAATTTGAAAAAACTGATACTGCTAAACAAACTAAGCAAGAAATTAAAAAATAATTTTATGTAATATCGTTAACACTGCTGTTTATTTCTCTTAATTATTTTTAATCTCTTCAGAAAAAAAATCTTTTACTAATTGAGCTTTGCTTTGTCCTATTATGCTGGCCAATCTTTCCTCGTCAGCAGTCTTTATCTCTTCTATGCTATTGAAGGCAGAAAGAAGTTTTTGCGCTAATTTAGGTCCAATTCCTTTTATTTGTGTTAATTCAGTCGTAAAAGTTCTTTTGTTTCTTCTTAAGCGATGGAATGTGATTGCAAAACGATGGGCTTCATCTCTAATGTGTTGCAGCAGTTTTAAGCTTGATGAAGTTTTAGGGATTGATTGAGGTTCGGGATGCTCAGGCAAATATACTTCTTCCAATCTTTTTGCTAATCCAATTATTTCGTAGTTTTTTAATCCCAGTTCGTTTAATGCTTTTATAGCAGTTGATAATTGTCCTTTGCCGCCGTCAACCATAATCAAATCGGGCATCTTTTGTTTTTCTTCAGTTAGCTTTAAGTATCTTCGAGTTATTACTTCATGCATACTGGCAAAATCATTTGGTCCGTCTACAGTTTTTATAATGAACTTACGATACAGACTTTTTTTAGGTTTAGCATCTTCAAAAACAACCATACTTGCTACGGAATCAGTACCTTGTAAGTTAGATATATCAAAGCATTCAATTTTTCTTGGCAGGTTTTTCAGGTGTAAATCTCTCTGTAAAGCAGATAACACATAAGGCACGCTGCCTTCCCTTTTCATTCTTTGAAGTTGTATTTCCTTCAGTTGAAGAATTGCATTTTGTTTACACATTGAAAGCAAGGACATAGCTTCGCTTTGTCTTTGAGGGATAACGAAACGACATTTTTTCACAGCTCTTTTATTCAGCCATTCGATTAAAGATTCGCTATCCAACGGCTCAGTTTCAATTACTATTTCTTGAGGCACTTCAACTAAGTCATTATAATAAAATTTTATTATTGCATAATAAATTTGGTTTAGCTCTTCATTTAATTCACATGAAAGATTTAGTTGTTTTTTCCCAACGAGCTTACCGTTACGAATGTTTAATATAGTAGCCGCTACATCTTTGCCTTCAAAAGCTGCGCTGATTATGTCTTTATCATTAAAATCGTTTGTTACAACTTTTTGTTTAGAAGAATAAATTTGCAATTGTTCTATTTTATCTCTCAACTCGGCAGCTTTTTCAAAATCCAGCCTTTCAGAAAATAATCCCATTTGAATTTTTAACTCGTCAATTAAATCATCTGTTTTGCCGCGCAAGACCTTTATTACTTGATTGACCATATCATTATATGATTTTTGCGAGACTAAACCTTCACAAGGTCCATCGCATTTTTTAATATGATAATCGAGGCATACTTTAAATTTCTTTTTCCTTATTGTTTCTTCATTTATATCATAATTGCAGCTTCTAATCTTAAAGATTTGGTTAATCATTCTTAAAGAGGATTTCATTTCTCGTACATTTGTATAGGGGCCGAAATATTTTGAGCCATCTTTTACTACTTCTCTTGTAGAAAAAATTCTTGGGAAGGGCTCGTTTGTAACTCGAATATAGGGGAACGATTTATCATCTTTTAAATTAACGTTATATCTTGGCTTGTATTCTTTAATAAGATTATTTTCTAAAACTAAAGCCTCTATTTCGTTATCTGTTACTATTAATTCAAAATCTTCAATTTTACTTACAAGTGCTGCGGTCTTAGGTGATTCAACTTTACTTTGGAAGTAACTTTTCACTCTATTTTTTAGGCTTTTAGCTTTACCGACATAAATTACCTTCCCTTTCTCGTTCTTAAAAAGATAAACCCCGGGCAAATGTGGGAGGTTGTCTAATTTATTTTGTATGATTTCGTTCATTAAACTCGTAAACAAAAAATATTTTTGCCCTTAATTTATAAAAAAGAAGATATGTCAGAAATATAAATTTTTGCAGATATAAGTAAATTACTCAAGTTGACCGCCCAAAATAAATTTCTTTGGAATAAGCCACTAGTTGCATTAATAATACTAATGGCTTAAATGATATAAATATCTAATTGGTAAAAATTAGTGAAATTCGCGGCAAGATAAAGTTATTAAGAATAGGCGGTCAACTTAAGCAAATAAATTTCTTATGAAAATTATTTGCTATTAAAAACATAATTTTTAGGGATTACCACGATACCTGTCTCAGAAACTGTAAATCTTTTTCTGTCGGCTTCAATATCAAAGCCAATTTCAGTACCCTCTGGTATGTTAACATTCTTATCGATTATTGTTCTTCTTATGCGTGAATGCCTTCCTATTTTGCAATTATCCATTATTATTGAATCAGTAACGTAAGTGTAGCTGTTTACTCTAACATTAAAGCCAACAATTGACCTTTCTACAAGTCCACCTGAAATAATTGTCCCATCCGATATAAGTGAATTAAAAGCTCTGCCAACTCTTTCTCCTTCGTGCGAAACTGTTTTAGCTGGGGGATACTGCAGCTGCTTTGTTCTTAATGGCCATTCATTATCGTAAAGATTGAAATGAGGATTAACACTAATTAAATCCATGCTTGCAGCGTAGTAACTATCTATGGTTCCAACGTCTACCCAATATGGAGTATCCTTCTTATTTTCATCAACAAATTTGTAAGCAAAAATATCGTAATTATTTTTAATCATATATGGAATTACATCTTTACCAAAATCATGGTTTTTAATTTTATTAGCTTCCATTTTCAAAAGAACTTCTTTAATTATATCAGCACTAAAAACATAAATGCCCATGTTGACAAAAGAAGAATTTGGGTTGTTGGGAATTGTAGGTGGATTAGAAGGCTTTTCAACGAAGGATTTTATTTTAAACTGCTCATCAATTTCAATTACACCAAATCTGTTAGCTTGTTCTTTTGGTATATCAATAGCTGAGATGGTCAAATGTGCTTTTTTTTCGATGTGATATTGAATCATTTTCAAATAATCCATCTTATAGATATGATCACCTGAAAGTAGCAACACCCATTCATAAGGTTCATCTTCAATTAGATTTAAGTTTTGGTGAATTGCGTTTGCTGTACCAAGGTACCAATTATTACTTATCTTAAATTGCGGAGGGACAGAGTAAATAAACTCATTTAACTCTGGATTAAAAATATTCCATGCTTCGTACAAATGTTTGTTAAGAGAATCAGACTTGTATTGAGTAAGCACATAAATTTTTCGTAAGCCTGAATTTAAGCAATTGGATAAAGTGAAATCAATTATTCGATATTTACCTCCAAATGGCACGGATGGTTTTGTCCTATCTTTAGTTAACGGGAACAATCTCTCGCCTTGTCCACCTGCAAGTATCATTGTTAATGTTTTCCTTAAAATACTTGACCCTGTATAAATCATTTTTGACTCTTTGTTTGTTGACATATCAATATATCTATTATAAAATTTATTGGCAATTGAATTTGTGCACTTTGGATTATGAAATTGTTAAGCTTATTTTTGTTCATCTTATTAGCTAAAAAATATAAATAAAGTGAAACAAAAAACTGCTTTATTGCTTGGACTGTTATTTCTAACTATCGGCGCAATTGCTGCGATCATAATAATAGCAAATTATTCTGCTATTTTACATAAAGCTGAAAATTATGTTTCTAAAAACTATTTGTTAAAAAGCTTTGATGAGAAACTTTTGTCGGATTATTACTTGCCTGAACAATATGATTTAGATGTGTTGCACTATACTATACAATTAGATCTTTTTCCTGAACAAAAAAGTATTCGTGGAAAAATTACAATAAAAAGTCTCCTTAAAAAGGCATCTAATGAAGTCTATTTAAATTTTTATGATAATCTTGAAATAGAAAAAGTGCTTTTGAACAACAACTCAATAAATTTTAAGCGAGATAAGTTTCACTTAAAACTTTTTTCCTCAAGTTTGCTTAAAGATACTATTACTATTTACATAGAGTATTCTGGTAAACCAAAGAGTTTGGGATTTGGCTCATTTGAATTTGGTGAGGAGTCCGGGAAAAGTGTGATTTATACTCTAAATGAACCGGTTTTTGCTTCAACATGGCTGCCATGTAATGATTTGCCGACAGATAAGGCATATACTGACTTGTTTATTACTAACGACACTCCAAATGTCTCTGTTTCAAATGGCATTCTTATTGACCAAAGCGTTAACGGCAGTAGGAAAACATTTCACTGGAGAACATTATATCCAATCTCTACTTATTTAATTGCAATTTATTCAGCTCCATATAAAAGTTTTACTGATAAATTTATAACAGAAAATGGTAAAGTTTTGCCGCTTGTTTATTATGTTACTCCTGAAAAATTAAAAAATGCTAAAATAGATTTTGAAGAACATCCTCAGTACCTAAATTTTTTCACAAAAACATTTGGCGAGTACCCATTCATTAAAGAAAAATATGGAGTAGCAGAATTTTTATGGAATTACGGTGCAATGGAACATCAGACAATAACTGGGATTGGCTCTAAGTTTATTACCGGTAAAAAATTTTTTTCAGATATGTTAGTTCACGAATTAGCACACCAATGGTGGGGTGATGCAGTAACTCCCAAAACGTGGGACGATATTTGGCTTAATGAAGGATTTGCAACTTATTCAGAAGCGCTCTATTGGGAAAATTATGCTGGTAAAGATGCACTTATTTCTACAATGCAAAGTTTTTCTGGCAATTTTGATTCCGGGACACTTTATCACCCATTCGATAATATCTTTAATAGAATGGTCTACGATAAAGGTGCGTGGGTGTTGCATATGCTGAGAGGTGAAGTTGGAGACTCAGCTTTTTTTCATATTCTAAAAACTTATTATTACGAGTACAGATATAAAAATGCATCAACAAGAGATTTCGAGGACGTTTGTGAGAAAATCTCAGGCAAGAATCTTGATTATTTTTTTTACCAGTGGATTTACAAAGGCGTGGGAATTCCAAATATTGTTTATAAATGGGGAATAAGCTCTGCAGACAGCAAGTACTTAATTTGGGTAAAAATTTCTCAAATACAAAAGTCATTTAGTATATTTAAATTTCCTTTAGTAATTAGGTTTTATTTTGATGAGAATAATTTTAATGACGAGAAATTTTACATAACTACAAGAGATACAGTAGTTCAATTCAAAGCTCCACAATACGTAAAAAATATAAGGCTAAACCCAGAAAATTGGCTATTAGCAGTCATAAAACAAGAAAAACAAAAATAATTTTCGGATATTTGTTTAAGTAGACAAAAAGTTATTTTAACTGTTTGAGTGAGATTAAAACATATTTTTTTATATCAGATATACATCTGGGACTGCAACAAACCGAAATAGAAAAAGTCAAAGAAAATTTGCTGGTCAACTTTTTAAGATTTGCCAAAAAAAATTGTGACGAGCTTTTTATTCTTGGTGATTTGTTTGATTATTGGTTTGAATATAAGAGGGTAATACAAAAAGGTTTTTATAAAACTATCACTGCTTTAAAGGAACTTTCTGAAGAGGGCATTATAATTCATTATCTTATTGGAAATCATGATTTTTTACACAGAGATTTTTTTACCAAAGAAATTGGCATTAAACTTTATGAAAATGATTTTACAATTACTCTAAATCAAAAAAAGTTTTATTTAGGTCACGGCGATGATTTGGTTACAAATGATGTAGGGTATAAGATTTTAAAAAAAATTTTGAGAAATAAATTTCTTCAAAGGATTTATTCATTAATTCACCCTGACTTAGGCATAAAAATAGCAAGCTCTACAAGCAAGAAGAGCAGAAATTATACTAAAACAAAAAACTTTGGCGAGGTTGACGGCTTGCTTGAAGCAGCAAAAAAAATGATTGATGATGGTGTTGATTATGTTATTTTAGGTCATTCACATCAGAGAGAATTTGTAAATTATAAAAATGGCTATTACATAAACTTAGGTTCTTGGATTGAAAAACCATGTTATGGTAAATTTAAAGATAGTTTCGAAATTATTGAATGGGACTTAAATGGCCGGCTACAAACCTAAAAAGAACGCTTCTAAACGTAAAAAACATTACAAATTTTTTTTACTGTTAATATTGCTTATCGTCATTTTACTTGGATGGTTTGCTAATTATGTTTTTTCTGGTTTGCCTTCATTGGAAGAGCTGGAAAATCCAAAACCACAGCTTGCCTCTACGGTTTATAGTGCTGATGGAGAAATAGTAGGTCAATTTTTTAGACAAAACAGGGTTGAGGTCAGCATCGATAGCATACCACCTTATGTTGTGAATGCACTTATTGCAACAGAGGACAGAAAGTTTTACAAACACTGGGGAGTAGACCTTCAAAGGTTTATTCAAGCAATGATAAAAAACATCTTCTTATTTAGAAGAGAAGGTGCTTCAACAATTACACAGCAATTAGCAAAAAATTTATATGACCTAAAAGTAAAAAATGAAACCATTTTTGACACAATTGTTAGAAAAATTAGAGAGTGGATAACTGCTATTCAAATTGAAAAAACATATACTAAGCGAGAAATACTTGAGATGTATTTTAACATTTCGTGGTTCGGTCACGGTGCTTACGGAATTGAAACTGCCTCAAGGGTTTATTTCGATAAAGATGTCAGTGAACTTACCATTAACGATGCGGGTGTTCTTGTAGCTTTGCTTAAATCTGCTTACTACTATGATCCATTTGAACGCTACGATAATGCGCTAAGGAGGCGAAATTTAGTCCTTAGTAACATGGTGGATGCTGGTTTCTTAAGCGAAAAGGAATATATGAAATTGCGGACGGAGCCAATAAAACTATCTAATAAGAGAATACAAGAAGGAATTAGTGGGAAATTAGCTCCACATTTTCTCGAATATGTTCGTCAACAAATGACAAAACTTTCTCAAAAATATGGTTTTGATCTTTACAGCGATGGTCTGAATATTTACACCACCTTAGATTCTAAGATGCAACAGATAGCAAATAATGCCGTTAAAGAGCATCTTGATCCATTTCAAAAAGAATTTGATAAAAGATGGAACTGGGCACAGTACAGCGATATATTAAAAGAAATTGTCGACATCGCTATAAAAAAACGACCTGAGTATAAAAATGCATCAACACCTGAAGAACAAAAAGAAGTCTATAACAGCTTTTTACACAACAAAGTATTTATCGATTCAGTTAAAAACGAAGAACAAAAAATTGAAGTTGGGTTTGTTTGTTTGGATACTAAAACCGGCGCAATAAAAGCGATGATAGGGGGTAGGAATCAAAATTTTGCATACGGTCTTAATCACGTTACACAAATAAGAAGGCAGCCCGGTTCAGCTTTTAAACCAATAGTTTACACAGTAGCAATCGATAATGGTTTGTATCCAGCATATCCAATTCTAAATCAGCCATTTGATTACAACGGATGGAGTCCACAAAATTTTGATAAGTCAACTGGTGGATTTATGACTCTTCGGCAGGCATTAGCTAATTCGGTTAATATAGTAAGCGCAAGATTAATTATTGAAGGCCATGCAGAACTTTGGAAAATAGGCAGATTTGCAGAAAAGATGGGTATTAAGAGTCCATTAGATTTAGTTCCTTCAATTGTACTTGGCACCTCCCTTGTTTCACCTTTGGAAATGGCATCTGCATTTGCTACTCTTGGCAATAAGGGAATTTATAATGAACCAATATCAATTACTAAAATTGAAGATAAAAATGGAATTACTATCGCTACCTTTAACTCCCTTGCTAGCGAAGCAATACCTGAAGAGACTGCTTATATTGTTACAGACATGATGCGTTCGGTTATTGATGAAGGTACTGGTATCAGAGCAAGGTTAACATATAACTTTCAACGACCTGCTGCAGGAAAAACAGGTACAACTCAAGATTTTGGTGATGCTTGGTTCATTGGATTTACACCACAATTAACAGCGGCTGTTTGGGTTGGATTCGATGACCGCAGAGTTTCTTTTACTGGACAATATGGACAAGGCTCTAGAGCTGCATTGCCAATCTGGGCAATTTTTATGCATGATGTTTATGAAAAATTAAACTTGCCACTTGAAGATTTTACTCCACCTGCAAGTGGTAATGTTGTGACTGCCAAGTTTTGTAAGGAAAGCATTTTTGAATACGGAAATCCTAAACTTTATTCACCCGATTGCAGTTCCGGGGTCTATACTGATATTATAAATATTAGAGATTTGCCATCAACGTTTAATAAATACACTGATAGAAATGTAAAAGTTTTTGATAAATATATGGTTAATGATACAACACACCATGCTGTAGAGCTGAAGTGATTTTGTAATGAGAAAGTACTTATTTATTTTTGTCTAACTAAAAAACAAATGAGCCCGGATGGTGAAATTGGCAAACACGCTAGGTTCAGGGTCTAGTGCCGGCAACGGCTTGGGGGTTCAAGTCCCCCTCCGGGCACTCAGTTAATTAGAATAAAAAAGATTGTATCTTGTAAATACCTGCTTTAGCCCTCTTTATTTCGGCTTAAAATCTGCTTCATAAAGCTTTTTCTTAAACTAACTAAAGTAATTTTTTCTTATTGTTGTTGAACGTTATATTTAAAATCATTTTTAATTTTACTTTTGTATGACTTCAATAGTCAATTATGAATCTGCATATAACACAGCTGTTAAATTCACTTCTTCCCATTATGAAAACTTTCCAGTAATCTCTTTGTTTATTCCACCGACACTAAGAAAACACATTGCAGTTA
This window encodes:
- a CDS encoding UDP-2,3-diacylglucosamine diphosphatase, with protein sequence MSEIKTYFFISDIHLGLQQTEIEKVKENLLVNFLRFAKKNCDELFILGDLFDYWFEYKRVIQKGFYKTITALKELSEEGIIIHYLIGNHDFLHRDFFTKEIGIKLYENDFTITLNQKKFYLGHGDDLVTNDVGYKILKKILRNKFLQRIYSLIHPDLGIKIASSTSKKSRNYTKTKNFGEVDGLLEAAKKMIDDGVDYVILGHSHQREFVNYKNGYYINLGSWIEKPCYGKFKDSFEIIEWDLNGRLQT
- a CDS encoding penicillin-binding protein 1A, with amino-acid sequence MAGYKPKKNASKRKKHYKFFLLLILLIVILLGWFANYVFSGLPSLEELENPKPQLASTVYSADGEIVGQFFRQNRVEVSIDSIPPYVVNALIATEDRKFYKHWGVDLQRFIQAMIKNIFLFRREGASTITQQLAKNLYDLKVKNETIFDTIVRKIREWITAIQIEKTYTKREILEMYFNISWFGHGAYGIETASRVYFDKDVSELTINDAGVLVALLKSAYYYDPFERYDNALRRRNLVLSNMVDAGFLSEKEYMKLRTEPIKLSNKRIQEGISGKLAPHFLEYVRQQMTKLSQKYGFDLYSDGLNIYTTLDSKMQQIANNAVKEHLDPFQKEFDKRWNWAQYSDILKEIVDIAIKKRPEYKNASTPEEQKEVYNSFLHNKVFIDSVKNEEQKIEVGFVCLDTKTGAIKAMIGGRNQNFAYGLNHVTQIRRQPGSAFKPIVYTVAIDNGLYPAYPILNQPFDYNGWSPQNFDKSTGGFMTLRQALANSVNIVSARLIIEGHAELWKIGRFAEKMGIKSPLDLVPSIVLGTSLVSPLEMASAFATLGNKGIYNEPISITKIEDKNGITIATFNSLASEAIPEETAYIVTDMMRSVIDEGTGIRARLTYNFQRPAAGKTGTTQDFGDAWFIGFTPQLTAAVWVGFDDRRVSFTGQYGQGSRAALPIWAIFMHDVYEKLNLPLEDFTPPASGNVVTAKFCKESIFEYGNPKLYSPDCSSGVYTDIINIRDLPSTFNKYTDRNVKVFDKYMVNDTTHHAVELK